A region from the Muribaculum gordoncarteri genome encodes:
- a CDS encoding TlpA disulfide reductase family protein — MSFNINSILLSDTATIINGSFYSRPNYWVALDKGTKIIGQQSGREYPVLASYGYTLGEECYMPESGSVPLVLKFAPLEANDSIINFAEGSENGFKISGIQLGQNPIKSKIHCHISGTTDDANCSNFILKKEGEMPISMFVVIPVNNGKFHYDLYCDWPETYNLIDGNEYRQSAFHSLDFIAENNDIDIAVTHDGEQPKIDIKGGEMNEILNDYNNKRHTLFANAFDSTNALMDSLFNENKLFTDEYMELMNQLSRDDTTPEMRNALYHKRDSLENIKKQYTPEGNAINDQAFAISDNIRKWKIDYAKTHKSIPGLSILKSLAIYSGNKIDDIVEAYNECYAGWEPEHPYSLELATIASAGSINPGTHFIDFSAPDLNGKEMTLSSLAKGKVTLLDLWASWCGPCRVNSKQIIPLYEAYKDKGFTVVGVAREENNTEDMEKAIAKDGYPWINLVELNDKNQIWTKYRISNAAGGTYLIDANGIIVAVNPTPDKVAKYLKENL; from the coding sequence ATGTCATTCAATATAAATTCGATATTATTGAGCGACACGGCTACTATAATAAACGGAAGCTTCTATAGCCGACCCAATTACTGGGTGGCGCTTGATAAAGGCACTAAGATAATCGGACAACAATCGGGTCGGGAATATCCGGTATTGGCGTCCTATGGATATACACTCGGCGAAGAATGTTATATGCCTGAATCCGGTTCCGTTCCATTGGTCTTGAAATTTGCACCTCTTGAAGCCAATGATTCAATAATAAATTTTGCCGAGGGCAGTGAAAACGGATTCAAAATATCGGGAATTCAATTGGGCCAAAATCCGATCAAGAGCAAAATACACTGCCACATATCCGGCACAACCGACGACGCCAACTGCTCAAACTTCATATTGAAGAAAGAAGGAGAAATGCCGATATCAATGTTTGTAGTAATTCCCGTCAACAACGGCAAATTCCACTATGACCTGTATTGCGATTGGCCTGAAACATATAATCTTATCGATGGTAATGAATACCGTCAATCCGCTTTTCACAGCCTCGATTTCATTGCCGAGAACAACGATATCGACATAGCTGTCACCCATGATGGCGAACAGCCTAAAATAGATATAAAGGGAGGCGAAATGAACGAAATCCTGAATGATTATAATAATAAGCGCCACACTCTTTTCGCCAATGCCTTTGACTCTACAAACGCTCTGATGGATTCATTATTCAATGAGAATAAATTGTTCACCGACGAATACATGGAGCTTATGAATCAACTGTCGCGGGATGACACAACGCCTGAGATGCGTAATGCGTTATATCATAAACGTGATTCATTGGAAAACATCAAGAAACAGTACACCCCCGAAGGCAATGCAATCAATGACCAAGCATTTGCCATCAGTGACAATATTCGCAAATGGAAGATCGACTATGCCAAAACACATAAGTCGATTCCCGGACTAAGCATATTGAAGAGCCTCGCGATATATAGCGGAAACAAAATTGACGATATAGTCGAGGCCTACAATGAGTGCTATGCCGGATGGGAACCCGAACATCCCTATTCATTGGAACTGGCTACAATCGCATCGGCCGGAAGCATTAACCCCGGAACGCATTTCATCGACTTCTCGGCACCCGACCTTAACGGAAAAGAGATGACACTCTCCTCGCTTGCCAAAGGCAAAGTCACATTGCTTGACCTTTGGGCTTCATGGTGCGGTCCTTGTCGCGTAAACTCAAAGCAAATAATTCCACTATATGAAGCTTATAAGGACAAAGGTTTCACTGTTGTGGGAGTAGCCCGCGAGGAGAATAACACCGAGGATATGGAAAAGGCTATCGCGAAGGACGGTTACCCGTGGATCAATCTCGTCGAGCTCAACGACAAGAATCAGATATGGACAAAGTATCGCATCTCCAATGCGGCCGGAGGCACATATCTCATCGATGCCAACGGCATAATTGTTGCCGTGAACCCCACTCCCGATAAAGTGGCCAAATATCTTAAAGAGAATCTTTGA
- a CDS encoding nucleotidyltransferase family protein: MKAMIFAAGLGTRLRPITDNKPKALVEVGGVPMLRRVIENLKRYGIDEIVVNVHHFPDQIKEYLSVNDNFGVKLHISDESDMLLDTGGGILKAREWLDGDEPFLVHNADILTDVDLGEMIQRHRESDADATLLVAQRTTSRYLLMDNVMRMHGWTNVKTGEVKPAGIDIADYRAYAFGGIHIVSPLLFDDLERYGRKADVFSIMPFYIEACDTKKIAGYEPAIDHNWFDIGKPGTLKAACEWVKDSL; this comes from the coding sequence ATGAAAGCTATGATATTTGCGGCGGGGCTTGGAACACGCCTGCGTCCGATCACCGATAATAAGCCCAAAGCTCTTGTAGAGGTTGGGGGAGTGCCCATGTTGCGTCGTGTAATTGAGAATTTGAAGCGTTACGGAATTGATGAGATTGTAGTCAATGTGCATCATTTTCCCGATCAGATAAAAGAGTATCTTTCAGTTAACGATAACTTTGGTGTCAAGTTGCACATAAGCGATGAAAGCGACATGCTGTTGGATACCGGAGGCGGCATATTGAAAGCTCGTGAGTGGCTTGACGGCGATGAACCTTTTCTTGTACATAACGCCGACATATTGACCGATGTCGACCTGGGAGAGATGATTCAGCGTCATCGCGAATCGGATGCTGATGCAACGCTCCTTGTCGCACAACGCACGACATCAAGATATTTGTTGATGGACAATGTTATGAGGATGCATGGATGGACCAATGTTAAAACCGGCGAGGTGAAGCCCGCCGGAATCGATATAGCCGATTACAGGGCCTATGCATTCGGAGGGATACACATTGTGTCGCCGTTGCTGTTTGACGACTTGGAGCGATACGGGCGCAAAGCCGATGTTTTTTCAATAATGCCTTTCTACATCGAAGCTTGTGACACAAAAAAAATAGCAGGTTATGAACCTGCTATTGACCATAATTGGTTTGATATAGGCAAGCCTGGAACATTAAAGGCGGCTTGCGAATGGGTCAAAGATTCTCTTTAA
- the htpG gene encoding molecular chaperone HtpG: protein MSTQKGKIGVTTENIFPVIKKFLYSDHEIFLRELVSNAIDATNKLKTLSSFGEFKGELGDMNVKVTVDKEAGTLTVSDHGIGMTADDIEKYINQIAFSGAEEFLAKYKDKAENIIGHFGLGFYSAFMVAKKVEIRTLSYKEGAEAVSWVCDGSPEYSMEPIEKKERGTDIVLYIDDENKEFLEQSRIDTLLKKYCRFLPVPVISGKEQEWKDGKYVDTDRDKVINNTEPAWTKKPADLTDDDYRNFYRELYPGQDDPLFWIHLNVDYPFTLTGILYFPKIKNNIDISRNRIQLYCNQVFVTDSVEGVVPEFMMLMQGVIDSPDIPLNVSRSYLQSDTAVKKISSYITKKVAQRLEEIFKNNREEYESKWDDIKVFIEYGMLTDEKFRDAAMKFVLVKDTDDKYYTLDEYKTLIEANQTDKEGNIIYLYATDKTAQYNYITAATDKGYDVLLMDGQLDSHFIGLLEQKLEKSHFVRVDSDVIDNLIRKEDKKADDLTAAQRNILTNVFRSQIPAVDKAEFLVSFESLSADAAPLVITQNEYMRRMKDMAAMQPGMSFYSELPDSYNLIVNTEHKLIKQIRDDADKSIAEKISPITSSIDKTNAEITTIREAAKDGKLSDDDNKKVSELEGEADKLRKEETEMIGQYAATQPIVKQLIDLALLGNGLLKGHDLSEFIKRSINLL, encoded by the coding sequence ATGAGTACTCAGAAAGGTAAAATCGGGGTAACTACCGAAAATATTTTCCCCGTAATCAAAAAGTTTCTCTATAGCGACCATGAGATATTCCTCCGCGAACTCGTGAGCAACGCCATCGATGCCACCAACAAGCTGAAAACACTGTCGTCATTCGGTGAATTCAAAGGCGAGCTTGGCGATATGAATGTAAAAGTGACTGTCGACAAGGAAGCCGGAACACTGACCGTAAGCGACCACGGTATAGGCATGACAGCCGACGACATCGAAAAATATATAAACCAGATAGCATTCTCGGGAGCCGAGGAGTTCCTTGCCAAGTACAAGGACAAGGCCGAAAATATAATCGGACACTTCGGACTCGGATTCTATTCGGCTTTCATGGTGGCCAAGAAGGTGGAAATACGCACACTCTCCTATAAGGAAGGTGCCGAAGCCGTAAGCTGGGTATGCGACGGTTCTCCCGAATACTCAATGGAGCCGATTGAGAAGAAGGAGCGCGGTACCGACATCGTGCTTTATATCGACGACGAAAACAAGGAGTTCCTTGAGCAATCACGCATCGACACTCTGTTGAAGAAGTACTGCCGATTCCTGCCCGTGCCCGTAATTTCAGGAAAGGAACAGGAGTGGAAGGACGGAAAATATGTCGACACCGACCGCGACAAAGTCATCAACAACACCGAACCCGCATGGACTAAAAAACCGGCCGACCTTACCGACGATGACTACCGCAACTTCTATCGCGAGCTCTATCCCGGTCAGGACGATCCTCTGTTCTGGATTCACCTGAATGTAGACTACCCCTTCACTTTGACTGGAATACTCTACTTCCCGAAAATCAAGAACAACATCGACATCTCGCGCAACCGCATCCAGCTCTATTGCAATCAGGTGTTTGTGACCGACTCGGTTGAAGGCGTAGTTCCTGAATTCATGATGCTGATGCAGGGTGTGATCGACTCTCCCGACATACCGCTGAACGTTTCACGTTCTTATCTGCAAAGTGACACTGCGGTGAAGAAGATATCATCCTACATCACCAAGAAAGTCGCTCAACGCCTTGAGGAGATATTCAAGAACAATCGTGAAGAATACGAAAGCAAGTGGGACGATATAAAGGTATTCATCGAGTATGGCATGCTGACTGATGAAAAGTTCCGCGATGCCGCTATGAAATTTGTCCTCGTCAAGGACACCGACGACAAATACTACACCCTTGACGAATACAAGACTCTCATCGAGGCCAACCAGACCGACAAGGAGGGTAACATCATCTACCTTTATGCCACCGACAAGACGGCTCAGTACAACTACATCACTGCAGCAACCGACAAGGGCTACGATGTATTGCTAATGGACGGACAGCTCGACAGTCACTTCATAGGATTGCTTGAGCAGAAGCTTGAGAAGTCACACTTTGTGCGTGTCGACTCTGATGTAATCGACAATCTTATCCGCAAGGAAGATAAGAAGGCCGATGACTTGACAGCCGCACAACGCAACATCCTTACAAATGTATTCCGTTCACAGATTCCCGCTGTCGACAAGGCTGAATTCCTCGTTTCATTTGAATCGCTTTCAGCCGACGCTGCTCCGCTCGTCATCACTCAGAACGAGTATATGCGACGCATGAAGGACATGGCGGCAATGCAGCCCGGAATGAGTTTCTACAGCGAACTCCCCGACAGCTACAACCTGATTGTCAACACCGAGCATAAGCTCATCAAGCAGATTCGTGACGATGCCGACAAATCAATCGCCGAAAAGATTAGCCCGATAACCTCGTCAATCGACAAGACAAATGCCGAAATCACGACAATACGTGAAGCTGCAAAGGATGGCAAATTAAGCGACGATGACAACAAGAAGGTTTCGGAACTTGAAGGCGAAGCCGACAAACTGCGCAAAGAGGAAACCGAAATGATAGGCCAATATGCGGCAACTCAACCGATAGTAAAGCAGCTTATCGACCTTGCCCTGCTCGGCAACGGACTTCTGAAGGGTCATGACTTGAGCGAATTCATAAAACGCTCGATAAATCTTCTGTAA
- a CDS encoding alpha-amylase family glycosyl hydrolase encodes MKHLYYLLLAIILLPCHAANAQLITTSPAIVQRSSNPIVITFHADQGNKGLMGLTSSTPVYAHTGIIRKGSTKWEYAPQWLDNSAKYKLSYVSANTWQLTIPGINEYYGITDAVEVEKLAFVFRNANGSKEGKTADGGDIFVNVVQDNEFELTLTSSAESEYITQARDITFTATTTSSADIDIYLNSMTSTPVASAKSTTALTKTIAINTPGTYNIIARATSGTKTATQTSTITYLGQSTQTDYPGGIPQMGAKANSDGSVTFCLAAPDKSNVLIVGSWNDYDIATSLPMHYQDYNGNRYFWATVSGLAADTDYPYYYLVDGQYKVGDPYANLVLDPWNDRYISPTVFPDMPPYPSDKVNDVPLAVYNSSINDYEWKIKNFKGVDQSALVIYELLIRDFNGSEGQSLGNGTIAGVMEKLDYLKELGVNAIELLPVMEFNGNNSWGYNPNFYFAPDKAYGTPDDYRKLVDAIHERGMAVILDVVFNQSDGLHPWYRMYDIDRNPFYNGTAPHSYSVLNDWNQDNQLVQQQFKDALIYWLTSYNVDGFRFDLVKGLGSNQSYNATYNQSTNTWSGVTEDKTNAYNASRVARMKELHDAMRTVKPDAYFINEDLAGAKEENEMAEDKETNWANINNASCQFAMGWQSGSNLNRFYAPLDDNRIWGSTVSYSESHDEERMAYKCAQWGNTGIKGNVAMTMRRLGSVAAMMLMSPGAHMIWQFQEFGADETTKNGDGSNNTSPKKVVWNYLNDPDRAGLKQSYSELCAIRNGNPQMFKEGVTTVMSCDESNWANGRTIKLSNGTDELYCIVNPNISGSKAIEVPFTKDAAQYHLLSASYGVEPSLSGKSVTLPAGAYAVYGTAGMTDIEDIIDDVTPQINVYGGIGEIIIEGDYRELDIFNISGQRIHGTSGLPATIYIVIVDGTSNKVVVR; translated from the coding sequence ATGAAACATCTCTACTATCTGCTTCTGGCAATAATATTATTGCCCTGCCATGCTGCAAACGCTCAGCTCATAACCACTTCGCCGGCAATCGTGCAACGTTCAAGCAATCCGATTGTAATCACATTTCATGCCGATCAAGGCAACAAAGGCCTGATGGGACTCACTTCGTCAACGCCTGTATATGCCCACACCGGAATTATAAGAAAAGGCTCTACAAAATGGGAATACGCTCCACAATGGCTTGACAATAGCGCCAAATACAAGCTATCCTATGTGTCGGCCAACACATGGCAGCTGACAATACCGGGAATCAACGAGTATTACGGAATAACCGATGCCGTTGAGGTAGAGAAACTCGCATTTGTGTTCCGTAACGCCAACGGCTCAAAAGAAGGAAAAACGGCCGACGGCGGTGACATATTTGTAAATGTGGTTCAAGACAATGAATTTGAGCTTACACTTACATCATCGGCCGAAAGTGAATACATAACACAGGCACGTGACATAACATTCACGGCAACTACTACATCGTCGGCCGACATCGACATATACCTGAATTCAATGACATCCACGCCCGTAGCGTCGGCAAAAAGCACTACGGCACTGACTAAAACGATTGCAATAAACACTCCGGGCACATATAATATAATCGCCCGCGCAACTTCAGGCACAAAGACCGCAACGCAGACCTCCACGATAACCTATCTCGGTCAATCTACTCAAACCGATTATCCAGGCGGCATACCGCAAATGGGAGCAAAAGCCAACTCTGACGGCAGCGTGACATTCTGTCTTGCAGCACCTGACAAATCCAATGTATTGATCGTTGGCTCGTGGAACGACTACGACATAGCCACTTCCTTACCGATGCACTATCAGGACTATAACGGTAATCGCTACTTCTGGGCTACCGTAAGCGGACTCGCCGCCGACACCGATTATCCCTACTACTATCTTGTCGACGGACAATACAAGGTGGGCGACCCGTATGCCAATCTTGTCCTCGACCCGTGGAACGACCGTTACATCTCCCCTACCGTATTTCCCGACATGCCGCCCTATCCATCGGACAAAGTTAACGATGTGCCTCTTGCCGTCTACAATTCGTCAATAAACGACTATGAATGGAAGATAAAGAATTTCAAAGGCGTCGACCAAAGCGCATTGGTCATATACGAGCTTCTTATTCGCGACTTCAACGGCTCGGAAGGTCAATCGCTCGGCAACGGCACGATAGCCGGAGTCATGGAAAAGCTCGATTATCTTAAGGAGCTTGGCGTGAATGCCATAGAACTTCTGCCCGTAATGGAGTTCAACGGCAACAACTCCTGGGGATATAACCCTAATTTCTATTTCGCTCCTGACAAAGCCTACGGGACACCCGATGACTATCGAAAACTCGTGGACGCCATACATGAACGTGGCATGGCGGTGATTCTCGATGTCGTGTTCAATCAAAGTGACGGACTTCACCCTTGGTACCGCATGTATGACATAGACCGCAATCCGTTCTACAACGGAACTGCACCCCACTCCTACAGTGTTCTCAACGACTGGAACCAGGACAATCAGCTTGTGCAGCAGCAATTCAAGGATGCGCTCATCTACTGGCTCACCAGCTATAATGTCGACGGATTCCGATTTGACCTCGTGAAGGGTCTTGGCTCCAACCAAAGCTACAACGCCACCTACAATCAGTCGACCAACACATGGTCGGGCGTAACTGAAGATAAGACCAATGCCTACAACGCCAGCCGAGTAGCACGCATGAAGGAGCTTCACGATGCAATGCGAACAGTAAAGCCCGACGCCTACTTCATCAACGAGGATCTCGCAGGAGCTAAGGAGGAGAATGAAATGGCTGAGGACAAGGAAACCAACTGGGCCAATATCAACAATGCCTCATGTCAATTTGCAATGGGATGGCAAAGCGGTTCCAATCTCAACCGATTCTACGCTCCGCTCGACGATAACCGCATCTGGGGCTCAACCGTATCCTATTCCGAAAGCCATGACGAAGAGCGCATGGCCTACAAGTGCGCACAATGGGGCAACACCGGCATAAAAGGCAATGTCGCCATGACAATGCGAAGACTCGGCTCGGTGGCGGCAATGATGCTGATGTCGCCAGGAGCACACATGATATGGCAGTTCCAGGAGTTCGGAGCCGATGAAACCACCAAGAACGGCGACGGCTCTAACAACACATCACCCAAGAAAGTGGTGTGGAACTATCTCAACGACCCCGACCGTGCCGGATTGAAGCAATCCTACAGCGAACTGTGTGCAATACGCAACGGCAACCCGCAGATGTTTAAAGAAGGCGTAACCACAGTCATGTCATGCGACGAAAGTAATTGGGCCAACGGACGAACCATAAAACTATCCAACGGCACCGATGAGCTCTACTGCATAGTGAACCCCAACATCTCGGGAAGCAAGGCCATCGAGGTACCCTTTACCAAGGATGCGGCTCAATATCATCTGCTCAGCGCAAGCTATGGTGTAGAACCGTCACTGTCGGGCAAAAGCGTTACGCTACCCGCCGGAGCATACGCCGTATACGGAACAGCGGGCATGACCGACATTGAAGATATAATCGATGATGTAACGCCGCAAATCAATGTCTATGGCGGAATAGGAGAAATAATCATCGAAGGCGATTACCGGGAGCTTGACATATTCAACATCTCGGGACAACGCATTCATGGCACATCGGGGCTTCCGGCAACAATATACATTGTAATTGTCGACGGCACAAGCAACAAAGTGGTCGTAAGATAA
- a CDS encoding sensor histidine kinase → MKIYSAIVLAVGIVFGGAVNAQTNANKMMIDANKNLDAKEYVTARYRYVQACNAYLTSNNMPGAVKAAVNASALYHRENYYKEAFELLGRVEMSLNKLEQDNGRPMPAEHYDLNKERFKMYMKLKNSARAREQLDKMEGNLKGLSNDSLMTDLMSEQAGYYYTFGQNDRGDAAMKKLIARYQGQKDYDKIAECYRNLIGTALKSGNSRLVARSYDNYMLWTDSVNKIKSNEELAELQAKYNSALEEIDEKESAIISRKAVIVTLCIALAILAAALVFGAIILLRYIALTRKQKKAIIVANEHNELKTRFISNISAQMEPTLDTLDQKQPGVKALHEFSEHIQELSSLESSLGEAYELQDVNILNFCEEIMDGIRDRIKPGVTLSVNAPKMNIKIALEPLTHVLNHLLNNAALYTPEGGKISLEFKKRGAHTHQFIVTDNGAGIPEEIRQQIFRPFSEVRNLTEGDGLGLPICSLMAIKMNGKLSLDDSFNHGARFVLELHS, encoded by the coding sequence ATGAAAATTTATTCAGCCATAGTGCTTGCTGTCGGTATCGTGTTCGGGGGAGCTGTCAATGCCCAGACGAATGCGAATAAAATGATGATTGATGCGAATAAAAATCTTGACGCCAAGGAGTATGTAACGGCACGTTATAGATATGTCCAGGCCTGCAATGCCTACCTGACATCCAATAATATGCCCGGGGCTGTGAAGGCGGCAGTGAATGCCAGCGCGTTGTATCACCGTGAAAATTATTACAAGGAGGCGTTTGAACTGCTCGGACGAGTGGAGATGTCGCTTAACAAGCTTGAACAGGACAATGGTCGGCCGATGCCTGCCGAACATTATGACTTGAACAAGGAGCGGTTTAAAATGTACATGAAGCTTAAGAATTCGGCCCGTGCACGTGAGCAGCTCGATAAGATGGAGGGCAACCTTAAGGGACTTTCCAACGACTCTCTTATGACCGACCTCATGTCGGAGCAGGCCGGATACTACTATACATTCGGACAGAATGACCGAGGTGACGCTGCAATGAAGAAACTGATAGCACGCTATCAGGGTCAGAAGGATTATGACAAGATTGCCGAGTGCTACCGAAATCTGATTGGCACGGCATTGAAGTCGGGCAACTCGCGGCTTGTGGCACGAAGCTACGACAATTACATGCTGTGGACCGATTCGGTCAATAAGATCAAGTCAAATGAAGAGCTTGCCGAATTACAGGCAAAATATAACAGCGCACTTGAAGAGATAGATGAGAAGGAGAGTGCCATAATTTCGCGCAAGGCCGTTATCGTGACATTGTGCATAGCGCTCGCCATTCTTGCCGCAGCACTTGTTTTCGGTGCCATAATCCTGTTGCGTTACATTGCGCTTACCCGCAAGCAGAAGAAAGCTATAATTGTGGCAAATGAACATAACGAGCTGAAGACCCGATTCATAAGCAATATATCGGCACAAATGGAGCCTACACTCGACACTCTTGATCAGAAGCAGCCCGGTGTCAAGGCTCTACATGAATTCTCGGAACACATTCAGGAGTTGTCGTCGCTTGAATCATCACTTGGCGAGGCCTACGAATTGCAGGATGTCAATATATTGAATTTCTGTGAGGAGATAATGGATGGAATTCGTGACCGCATTAAGCCCGGTGTAACACTTAGCGTCAATGCTCCTAAGATGAATATCAAGATCGCTCTGGAGCCGCTGACCCATGTGTTGAATCACCTGCTTAACAATGCCGCTCTTTACACTCCCGAGGGAGGCAAGATATCGCTTGAATTTAAAAAGCGCGGTGCTCACACCCATCAGTTCATCGTAACCGACAACGGTGCCGGAATTCCCGAGGAGATACGCCAGCAGATTTTCCGCCCGTTCAGCGAAGTGCGCAATCTCACCGAAGGCGATGGACTGGGTCTGCCCATCTGCTCGTTGATGGCAATAAAGATGAACGGCAAGTTATCGCTTGACGATTCGTTTAACCATGGCGCAAGATTTGTGCTTGAACTCCATTCATGA
- a CDS encoding RapZ C-terminal domain-containing protein, translating to MVEDKLSELYCSYSGHRPDSVVLLPGAGSNRRYYRLGPDPSLIGVAGTSRDENEAFIYLSKHFSEKGLPVPRVYGHSDDMMIYIQDDLGSSSLFDFIAPGRLNGEWNDGIVSLLERTVRVLPDFQWKGAEGLDFSRCYPVDSMNKRAVMWDLNYLKYYFLKTSGVEFDEDKLEDDFDRLASYIVSLDTGTFMYRDFQSRNVMTLDGQPWFIDFQGGRRGPYHYDIVSFLWQAKANFPDWLRERLLDVYIESASRYIAIDRRRFDEELRYVRLLRILQVLGAYGFRGRIERKPHFLQSIPKALENLRELLTEPLDEYAYLNSVLNELVKEEASDEACDGLTVKVASFGFRKHGIPEDNSGNGGGFVFDCRAIHNPGRYDDYKSLTGLDREVIEFLEREDDMHRFLEHAFALVDASVERYIKRGFQHLMVSFGCTGGQHRSVYSAERMVRHLHEKYNVRVVVDHVEQNMHKVINPKQINR from the coding sequence TCCCGACTCGGTAGTGCTGCTTCCCGGTGCCGGATCCAATAGGCGTTACTATCGTCTTGGCCCTGATCCGTCGCTTATAGGAGTGGCCGGAACTTCGAGGGATGAGAATGAGGCGTTCATATATCTGAGCAAACACTTTTCGGAAAAAGGATTGCCGGTGCCGCGTGTATATGGTCACAGCGACGACATGATGATCTACATTCAGGATGACCTGGGCTCATCCTCGTTGTTTGATTTCATCGCCCCGGGACGGTTAAACGGAGAGTGGAATGACGGGATTGTGTCGCTTCTTGAGAGAACCGTAAGGGTTCTTCCCGATTTTCAGTGGAAGGGTGCCGAGGGACTCGACTTCAGCCGATGCTATCCTGTAGACTCAATGAACAAGCGGGCTGTAATGTGGGACTTGAATTATTTGAAGTACTATTTTCTAAAAACCTCGGGAGTAGAGTTTGACGAGGACAAGCTTGAGGACGATTTCGACCGATTGGCATCCTATATAGTTTCACTTGATACCGGCACGTTCATGTATCGTGACTTTCAGTCGCGCAACGTGATGACTCTTGACGGTCAACCATGGTTTATTGACTTTCAGGGAGGCCGACGGGGGCCGTATCATTACGACATAGTGTCGTTCCTTTGGCAGGCCAAGGCCAATTTCCCCGATTGGCTTCGCGAGCGACTGCTTGATGTCTATATTGAATCGGCGTCGCGTTACATCGCGATTGACAGGCGTCGTTTTGATGAAGAGTTGCGTTACGTGAGGTTGCTGAGGATTCTTCAGGTGCTGGGCGCTTACGGATTCCGTGGGCGTATAGAGCGCAAGCCTCATTTCCTGCAGAGCATTCCCAAGGCTCTTGAAAACTTGCGTGAGCTGTTGACCGAGCCGCTTGATGAATATGCTTATCTTAACAGCGTGCTTAACGAGCTGGTAAAGGAGGAAGCGTCAGATGAGGCTTGCGATGGATTGACAGTGAAGGTGGCGAGCTTCGGATTTCGCAAGCATGGCATTCCTGAGGATAATTCGGGTAATGGAGGCGGATTTGTGTTTGATTGCCGAGCCATCCACAACCCCGGCCGTTACGATGATTACAAGTCGTTGACAGGTCTTGACCGAGAGGTGATTGAGTTCCTTGAACGGGAGGACGACATGCACCGCTTCCTGGAGCATGCTTTTGCACTTGTCGATGCATCGGTTGAGCGTTACATCAAACGTGGCTTTCAACATCTGATGGTGAGCTTCGGATGCACCGGCGGCCAACACCGTTCGGTCTACAGCGCCGAGCGCATGGTCCGTCATCTTCATGAGAAGTATAATGTCAGGGTTGTGGTCGACCATGTAGAGCAGAATATGCATAAAGTGATAAATCCGAAACAGATTAATCGATGA